One Actinomadura viridis genomic region harbors:
- a CDS encoding sensor histidine kinase, which yields MNTTAAAPIPTTRALTWCLHLLIIALLVLAGGRAVADGRPRAGVIVAVAMACALVYAAGPLLPRLHRSRPAAAGWLATVGAVWVVLLALSADAVWVAFPLYFLQLHLLPRRTALAAVAATALAAITAFAAHRGELSVAMAIGPALGAAVAVAVVWGYQALYRESEHRRRLIEELTATRADLAQAQHTAGVLAERERLAREIHDTLAQGLSSIQLLLRAAERAMPGRPDTAARHVDQARQAAVDSLAEARRFVAALAPPALDGTTLAGALDRLCATTSARHRLTARFHLTGVPAPLPTAHEVALLRIAQSALANTVRHADATTAEVTLGYLGDHVAIEIVDDGVGFDPGRLPAPDPESGGFGLAAMRARMRALDGTLTVESAPGHGTALAARLPLTPPKSGTGPKSGTAPKAVAVARP from the coding sequence GTGAACACCACCGCTGCCGCCCCGATCCCGACCACCCGGGCCCTGACCTGGTGCCTGCACCTGCTGATCATCGCCCTGCTCGTACTGGCCGGTGGCCGGGCCGTGGCCGACGGCCGCCCGCGCGCCGGGGTGATCGTCGCCGTGGCGATGGCGTGCGCGCTGGTGTACGCGGCCGGGCCGCTGCTGCCCCGCCTCCACCGCTCCCGCCCGGCCGCCGCCGGGTGGCTGGCCACCGTGGGCGCCGTCTGGGTGGTGCTACTGGCCCTGTCGGCCGACGCGGTATGGGTGGCATTCCCGTTGTACTTCCTCCAGCTCCACCTGCTGCCGCGCCGTACCGCACTGGCCGCCGTGGCCGCGACCGCGCTGGCGGCGATCACCGCCTTCGCCGCCCACCGGGGCGAGTTGAGCGTGGCCATGGCCATCGGCCCGGCCCTGGGCGCCGCGGTCGCCGTCGCGGTGGTGTGGGGGTACCAGGCGCTGTACCGGGAGAGCGAACACCGCAGGCGCCTGATCGAGGAACTGACCGCCACCCGCGCCGACCTGGCGCAAGCCCAGCACACCGCCGGTGTGCTGGCCGAACGCGAGCGTCTGGCCCGCGAGATCCACGACACCCTCGCCCAGGGCCTGTCCAGCATCCAGCTGCTGCTGCGCGCCGCCGAACGGGCGATGCCCGGCCGGCCCGACACCGCCGCCCGCCATGTGGACCAGGCCCGCCAGGCCGCTGTGGACAGCCTGGCCGAGGCCCGCCGCTTCGTCGCCGCCCTCGCACCCCCCGCCTTGGACGGCACCACCCTGGCCGGCGCGCTGGACCGCCTGTGCGCCACCACCAGCGCCCGGCACCGGCTCACCGCACGATTCCACCTCACCGGCGTCCCGGCGCCCCTGCCGACCGCGCACGAGGTCGCCTTGCTGCGCATCGCCCAGTCCGCCCTCGCCAACACCGTTCGCCACGCCGACGCCACCACCGCTGAGGTCACCCTCGGCTACCTCGGCGACCATGTGGCCATCGAGATCGTCGACGACGGCGTCGGCTTCGACCCCGGCCGGCTCCCCGCCCCCGACCCCGAAAGCGGCGGCTTCGGGCTGGCGGCCATGCGCGCCCGCATGCGGGCTCTCGACGGCACCTTGACCGTTGAATCCGCTCCCGGCCACGGCACCGCCCTGGCCGCCCGGCTCCCTCTCACCCCACCCAAGTCCGGGACCGGACCCAAGTCCGGGACCGCACCCAAGGCAGTGGCCGTGGCCCGGCCATGA
- a CDS encoding response regulator produces MIEAPIRLLLADDHPVVRAGLRAVLETEPGLTVVAEAATAEEAVARAARDDIDVVLMDLRFGTGMSGAEATAAITSRPGAPRILIVTTYDSDADTLPAIEAGATGYLLKDAPPEDLAAAVRGAAAGRTTLAPAVADRLVHRLRDPRTALTRRETEVLSLVAAGLSNQAIGQRLHLTEGTVKSHLARIYAKLGVDSRTAAVATATDLGLIRR; encoded by the coding sequence ATGATCGAGGCTCCCATCCGCCTCCTGCTGGCCGACGACCATCCCGTGGTACGGGCCGGGTTGCGCGCCGTACTGGAGACCGAACCCGGCCTGACCGTGGTGGCCGAGGCCGCCACCGCCGAAGAAGCCGTCGCCCGCGCCGCGCGGGACGACATCGACGTCGTCCTGATGGACCTGCGGTTCGGTACGGGGATGAGCGGCGCCGAGGCCACCGCCGCGATCACCTCCCGTCCGGGCGCCCCCCGCATCCTGATCGTCACCACCTACGACTCCGACGCCGACACGCTGCCCGCCATCGAGGCCGGCGCCACCGGCTACCTCCTCAAGGACGCCCCACCCGAAGACCTGGCCGCCGCCGTGCGCGGAGCCGCCGCAGGCCGCACCACCCTGGCCCCCGCGGTCGCCGACCGGCTCGTCCACCGGCTCCGCGACCCCCGCACCGCCCTGACCCGCCGCGAAACCGAAGTGCTCTCCCTGGTCGCCGCGGGCCTGTCCAACCAGGCCATCGGCCAGCGGCTCCACCTCACCGAGGGCACCGTCAAATCCCACCTGGCCCGTATCTACGCCAAGCTCGGCGTCGACTCGCGCACCGCCGCCGTGGCCACCGCAACCGACCTCGGCCTCATCCGCCGCTGA